One Hippoglossus stenolepis isolate QCI-W04-F060 chromosome 22, HSTE1.2, whole genome shotgun sequence DNA segment encodes these proteins:
- the creb3l2 gene encoding LOW QUALITY PROTEIN: cyclic AMP-responsive element-binding protein 3-like protein 2 (The sequence of the model RefSeq protein was modified relative to this genomic sequence to represent the inferred CDS: inserted 1 base in 1 codon): protein MEILDSSETFLHWDRNLSELSETGDIDSVLYTNHFSELLDDLSHDALLGQLLSDPFLSGVRGGVEDMEGDEDDSDLSPSSPLPPHITAEHSYSLCGDSRPQSPLSHLTGEQGSDAESDGDSADWPMEQDEAMDAMDAMDGLLCETPXLLPSLSLSLASSVGPQQPRALGPCCCRPCPAAAATAAAATAAAPAQATVSSHNQSKSIKIKEESIVPQIKLEPHEVDQFLNFSPKGLESLQMPPTPPSSHGSDSEGSQSPVHAPPGLSCPTSPTSPSPSQASLKVAPRAASSLSNSPLLTAAHKLQGSGPLILTEEERRTLVAEGYPVPTKLPLTKAEEKAVKKIRRKIKNKISAQESRRKKKEYMDALEKKVENCSNENNELRMKVESLECTNKSLLQQLQSLQALVAGKVPKSCRMAGTQTSSCLMVVVLCFSLFLGSFYPGSLTPCSTITETGLASKQLSVQESYTATVKSRNLLSTFEDEQPHLLGLGGEYPDQWEDKPAVVMAAWRHSEQQKLVVEPVRAETHPPFMSKNNETQTPTNLLLDLHRSLEQQLTHESRSKVVELERTVNETS, encoded by the exons ATGGAGATCCTGGACAGCAGTGAAACCTTCCTGCACTGGGACAGGAACCTCAGCGAGCTGTCGGAGACTGGAGACATCGACTCGGTGCTCTACACCAAC cacTTCTCTGAGCTGCTGGACGACCTGTCACATGACGCCCTGCTGGGTCAGCTCCTCAGCGACCCCTTCCTGTCCGGGGTGCGGGGCGGCGTGGAGGATATGGAGGGCGACGAGGACGATAGCGACCTGTCCCCGTCCTCGCCCCTGCCCCCCCACATCACAGCCGAGCACAGCTACTCGCTCTGCGGGGACAGTCGGCCGCAGTCGCCCCTGTCGCACCTGACCGGAGAGCAAGGCAGCGACGCTG AATCAGACGGGGACTCGGCCGATTGGCCCATGGAGCAGGACGAGGCCATGGACGCCATGGACGCCATGGACGGCCTCCTGTGTGagactc ccctcctccccagcctctccctgtctctggcCTCCAGCGTGGGGCCCCAACAACCGAGGGCCCTCGgcccctgctgctgccgcccCTGCCCCGCTGCCGCCGCCACCGCTGCCGCCGCTACCGCCGCCGCCCCGGCTCAGGCCACAGTCAGCAGCCACAACCAGAGCAAGAGCATCAAG ATCAAAGAGGAAAGCATCGTCCCTCAGATCAAACTCGAGCCTCATGAAGTCGATCAGTTCCTCAACTTTTCCCCCAAAG GTCTGGAGTCCCTGCAGATGCCTCCCACTCCTCCCAGTTCCCACGGCAGCGACTCTGAGGGCAGCCAGAGCCCCGTCCACGCTCCGCCCGGCCTCTCCTgccccacctcccccaccagCCCCTCTCCGTCCCAGGCCAGCCTGAAGGTGGCGCCGCGGGCCGCCTCCTCCCTGTCCAACTCCCCCCTGCTCACCGCCGCTCAT AAGCTGCAGGGCTCAGGGCCGCTGATCCTGACGGAGGAGGAGCGCCGGACGCTGGTAGCTGAAGGTTACCCCGTCCCCACCAAGCTGCCGCTCACCAAAGCCGAGGAGAAGGCGGTGAAGAAGATCCGCAGGAAAATCAAGAATAAG ATTTCCGCTCAGGAGAGTcgcaggaagaagaaggagtacATGGACGCTCTGGAGAAGAA GGTGGAGAACTGCTCTAACGAAAACAACGAGCTGCGCATGAAAGTGGAATCTCTGGAGTGCACGAACAA gtctctgctgcagcagctgcagtctctGCAGGCGCTGGTGGCCGGCAAAGTCCCCAAGTCCTGCAGGATGGCTGGCACCCAGACATCATCGTGTTTAATG gtggtggttttgtgtttttctctgttcctGGGGAGTTTTTACCCCGGGAGTCTGACCCCGTGCTCCACCATCACTGAGACAGGCCTCGCCTCAAAGCAGCTGTCGGTCCAAGAGTCGTACACGGCCACAG TGAAGTCGAGGAATCTGTTGTCGACCTTCGAAGACGAGCAGCCGCACCTGCTCGGCCTCGGCGGCGAATATCCCGACCAATGGGAGGACAAGCCGGCCGTCGTCATGGCGGCGTGGCGTCACTCGGAGCAGCAGAAGCTCGTGGTGGAGCCAGTCAGGGCGGAGACACACCCACCTTTCATGAGTAAAAACAACGAAACGCAGACGCCGACAAACCTGCTGCTCGACCtgcacag gtctctggagcagcagctgacgCACGAGAGCCGCAGCAAAGTGGTCGAGCTGGAGCGAACGGTCAACGAGACCTCCTGA